The proteins below are encoded in one region of Paenibacillus albus:
- a CDS encoding GyrI-like domain-containing protein, whose product MQDVQVCSEPKTFTIYGVSRTHQEATNYSEDVQALMNQLWGEIGAKKLPHLGINHMIYSFNDEVIAGVELKPEAAGIEHSLKPFTITLRSYAHFKHIGPYDRLCDAYDRIRAAAAASGLKVTQPGIEVYGHWNEDSAKLETDIYQSVE is encoded by the coding sequence ATGCAAGACGTACAAGTGTGTAGTGAGCCCAAGACTTTTACGATATATGGGGTGTCGAGAACGCATCAGGAAGCTACAAACTACAGCGAGGATGTTCAAGCGCTTATGAATCAGCTGTGGGGCGAGATCGGCGCGAAGAAGCTCCCGCATCTCGGGATCAATCATATGATCTATTCGTTTAACGACGAAGTGATCGCCGGTGTGGAGCTGAAGCCGGAAGCGGCGGGTATCGAGCATAGCTTGAAACCGTTCACGATAACTCTTCGTTCCTATGCACATTTCAAGCATATCGGCCCCTATGATCGGCTATGTGATGCGTATGACCGCATTCGTGCAGCGGCTGCAGCGTCAGGCCTGAAAGTGACTCAGCCCGGTATTGAAGTATACGGTCACTGGAATGAGGATTCAGCCAAGCTCGAAACGGATATCTATCAGTCGGTTGAGTAG
- a CDS encoding helix-hairpin-helix domain-containing protein, protein MKQSHAAKAALNDIPPGLSKPALRALSNAGLHSLADIAGMKETEFRKLHGIGPKAVDLIVAAFEAKGIAFADR, encoded by the coding sequence ATGAAGCAGAGTCATGCTGCGAAAGCTGCTCTGAATGATATCCCGCCTGGCCTCTCGAAGCCAGCGCTTCGAGCGCTAAGCAATGCAGGTCTGCACAGCTTAGCTGATATCGCGGGCATGAAAGAAACGGAGTTCAGGAAGCTTCATGGTATCGGACCCAAAGCGGTAGATCTGATCGTTGCTGCTTTCGAGGCGAAAGGAATTGCCTTTGCGGACAGATAA
- a CDS encoding proline--tRNA ligase — MRQKQAFIPTMREIPADAEAISHQLLVKGGYIRQLTAGVYSFLPLGRRVLRSIEAIVREEIDRTGAQEVLLPALQPADLWQQSGRYEVYGPELVRLQDRSGREFALGPTHEEVITQLVAGEISTYRKLPVTLYQVQTKFRDERRPRFGLLRCREFVMKDAYSFDTDWEGLDMTYHAMYDAYHRIFERCGLQFRAVEADAGSIGGEGGTHEFMAIAESGEDDVVTCSCCTYAANMEKAISLETVKLSSGDGDVSAIVREKALLEQFHTPGLRTIEELTNGLGISSAELIKTLLYLADGKPVAVLVRGDHSINETKVLNALGAITLELADSETVKRVTGAGTGFAGPVGLTVPLLVDYEVSIMPTAIAGANMTDYHSRNVVPGRDFALAQVGDFRNVQEGDTCPSCTEGKLTIIRGIEIGHVFKLGTKYSEKLGAQFINSAGESLPMIMGCYGIGVSRLLSAIIEQNHDDAGMIWPASIAPYTVHLIPVAHQDAAQMEAAERLYAELTAAGIQVLLDDREERLGVKLKDSDLIGIPLRVVIGKGIAEGMVEWKKRSSSEPAERIAISEVLASVNAHIAGS; from the coding sequence ATGAGACAAAAACAAGCTTTTATCCCAACAATGAGAGAAATTCCAGCAGATGCCGAAGCGATTAGCCACCAGCTGCTCGTGAAAGGCGGCTATATTCGCCAGCTGACAGCAGGCGTCTATTCGTTCCTGCCGCTTGGACGCCGTGTCCTTCGCAGTATTGAAGCTATCGTCCGCGAGGAAATCGACCGTACCGGCGCGCAAGAGGTGCTGCTGCCGGCATTGCAGCCTGCTGACCTCTGGCAGCAATCTGGACGCTATGAGGTGTACGGACCAGAGCTCGTTCGGCTGCAGGATCGCAGCGGTCGCGAGTTCGCGCTTGGCCCTACGCATGAGGAAGTCATTACGCAGCTTGTAGCTGGCGAGATTTCGACGTATCGGAAGCTGCCGGTCACACTCTATCAAGTGCAGACGAAGTTCCGCGATGAGCGCCGCCCGCGGTTTGGCTTACTGCGGTGTAGAGAATTCGTCATGAAGGATGCTTACTCTTTCGACACAGATTGGGAAGGTCTCGATATGACTTATCACGCGATGTATGATGCGTATCACCGGATATTTGAACGCTGCGGCCTTCAATTCCGCGCAGTGGAAGCGGATGCCGGCTCTATTGGCGGCGAAGGCGGTACACATGAATTCATGGCAATCGCAGAGTCTGGCGAGGATGACGTCGTTACATGCAGCTGCTGTACGTATGCTGCGAATATGGAGAAGGCGATTAGCCTTGAGACGGTAAAATTATCATCTGGGGACGGCGATGTTTCGGCTATCGTACGGGAAAAAGCTCTACTCGAGCAATTTCACACACCTGGATTGCGAACCATTGAAGAGTTGACCAATGGACTAGGGATCAGCAGCGCTGAGCTTATCAAGACATTGCTCTATTTGGCAGATGGAAAGCCAGTTGCCGTTCTCGTACGCGGTGATCATAGCATTAATGAAACGAAGGTACTAAATGCACTAGGTGCCATCACGCTCGAGCTTGCAGATTCGGAGACGGTGAAGCGTGTTACTGGAGCAGGAACAGGCTTCGCAGGTCCAGTCGGACTAACGGTACCACTCCTTGTCGATTACGAAGTGAGTATCATGCCAACAGCGATCGCCGGTGCCAATATGACGGATTACCATAGCCGTAATGTCGTGCCTGGCCGTGATTTTGCACTCGCGCAGGTCGGTGACTTCCGCAATGTGCAAGAAGGCGACACATGCCCTAGTTGCACAGAAGGCAAGCTTACGATCATCCGCGGCATCGAGATTGGACATGTGTTCAAGCTGGGGACCAAATATAGCGAGAAGCTGGGCGCGCAATTTATAAATTCGGCAGGAGAGTCGTTGCCGATGATTATGGGCTGTTATGGGATTGGCGTAAGCCGCTTACTCTCTGCGATTATCGAGCAGAATCACGACGATGCCGGCATGATCTGGCCAGCGTCAATCGCGCCTTATACGGTGCATCTGATCCCAGTCGCTCATCAAGACGCCGCACAGATGGAAGCGGCTGAGCGCCTGTACGCAGAGCTTACCGCAGCAGGGATTCAAGTACTGCTCGATGACCGAGAAGAACGACTTGGCGTGAAGCTGAAGGACAGCGATCTGATCGGCATTCCTCTGCGAGTCGTCATTGGGAAAGGGATTGCGGAAGGTATGGTCGAATGGAAGAAGCGCAGCAGTAGTGAGCCTGCAGAGCGCATCGCGATCTCGGAAGTGTTGGCTTCCGTTAATGCCCATATTGCAGGATCTTAA
- a CDS encoding ABC transporter substrate-binding protein: MKIRQHYLALRSYYPQYKEQEPLEITTLELAEALDCTHRNMVLLLKRMQQEQWLSWESKRGRGNRSVLQFLARKEDIALQEAQEIVEKQDLQSAISYLQTMDEGTHALRNQFQEWLSGRFGFHSELQGERRLDILRFPLTQSIHSLDPASIHYSGESHLVNQLYDGLVRMSAAGDAIVPHLAHAWDVDDSRTVWTFYLRKGVLFHHGAEMLAADVKYALERLQALAPKGLFNWVYMKIIRFETPDERTVRMTLSEPNELFLAFLTTNRASIVPAPARTKEDALHPYSSIGMKPIGTGPFRLLEQAGGVFVLEAFPSYFQGRGFLDRVEVWTQPEGKPLDESAEMASFQVMHNVRLSKSASSRWQQVRQSGMTCKFITVNELRDGPLSNCAVREAVDLALDRAELITRLSGDVIERADSFWPQAADLLKDPQDSSLDAAPKRAAADITSIRRQVRASGYQGEPIVLATIPQYETDALMVQQVCQDAGISIAIKLIAAEQFKGEERLSADLLLFAIMLDEHRELRLIDLYTSMQHHRKPQMQLILQQQIAAILTERSPSRRAAAFLELETQLLESHSLLFLYRKHLKTAFHPSIRGISLESLGWVRFRDLWFTR, encoded by the coding sequence ATGAAGATCCGGCAGCATTATTTGGCTCTCCGCAGCTACTATCCGCAATATAAAGAGCAAGAGCCGCTGGAGATTACGACGCTCGAGCTTGCTGAAGCGCTTGACTGCACGCACCGCAATATGGTGCTGCTGCTCAAGCGGATGCAGCAGGAGCAGTGGCTAAGCTGGGAGTCCAAGCGAGGACGAGGGAATCGCTCCGTCCTGCAATTCCTCGCGCGCAAGGAAGATATCGCCTTGCAAGAAGCACAGGAGATCGTTGAGAAGCAGGATTTGCAATCTGCGATTTCGTACTTACAGACGATGGATGAAGGCACGCATGCTCTGAGGAATCAATTTCAGGAATGGCTGTCGGGACGATTCGGCTTTCATTCGGAGCTGCAGGGTGAACGCCGCTTGGATATTTTGCGGTTCCCATTGACTCAGAGCATCCACTCGTTGGATCCCGCAAGCATCCATTATTCCGGCGAGAGCCATCTAGTGAATCAGCTCTATGACGGGCTTGTCCGGATGAGTGCTGCGGGCGATGCCATAGTGCCGCATCTCGCCCATGCCTGGGACGTGGACGATAGCCGAACGGTATGGACCTTCTATCTCCGCAAAGGTGTATTGTTCCATCACGGAGCGGAGATGCTCGCAGCTGATGTGAAATATGCGCTGGAGCGGCTGCAGGCACTCGCTCCCAAAGGTCTATTCAACTGGGTCTATATGAAGATTATCCGCTTTGAAACACCTGATGAACGAACCGTGCGCATGACGTTATCTGAACCGAATGAGCTGTTCCTCGCCTTCTTGACGACGAATCGCGCCTCCATTGTCCCGGCTCCGGCTCGCACAAAGGAGGACGCCCTGCACCCATACAGCAGCATCGGCATGAAGCCGATCGGCACCGGTCCATTCCGGCTGCTTGAGCAAGCTGGCGGCGTGTTCGTGCTCGAAGCATTTCCCTCCTACTTCCAAGGTCGCGGCTTCCTCGACCGGGTTGAGGTGTGGACGCAGCCTGAAGGCAAACCGCTCGACGAATCTGCGGAGATGGCTTCGTTCCAAGTGATGCATAATGTGCGGCTGTCGAAGTCTGCATCGAGCAGGTGGCAGCAGGTCCGGCAATCCGGCATGACCTGTAAATTCATTACTGTCAACGAGCTGCGCGACGGACCGCTATCGAATTGTGCCGTGCGCGAAGCGGTCGATCTCGCGCTTGACCGAGCAGAGCTCATTACTCGCCTGTCCGGCGATGTCATTGAGCGCGCCGATAGCTTTTGGCCGCAAGCAGCCGATCTTCTAAAGGACCCGCAGGATAGCAGTTTAGACGCTGCGCCTAAGAGAGCCGCGGCTGACATTACATCAATAAGAAGGCAAGTCCGCGCCTCGGGGTACCAAGGTGAACCCATCGTTCTCGCGACCATTCCGCAGTACGAGACCGATGCTCTGATGGTGCAGCAGGTATGCCAGGACGCCGGTATCTCCATAGCCATTAAGCTAATCGCTGCCGAACAGTTCAAAGGCGAGGAACGGCTAAGCGCCGACCTGCTGCTGTTCGCGATCATGCTAGATGAACATCGCGAGCTTCGGCTCATCGATCTTTATACAAGCATGCAGCATCACAGGAAGCCGCAGATGCAGCTTATTCTGCAGCAGCAGATCGCAGCTATACTGACCGAACGTTCGCCTTCACGCAGAGCGGCCGCCTTCCTGGAGCTTGAGACGCAGCTCTTGGAATCGCATAGCCTGCTCTTTCTCTACCGTAAGCATCTGAAGACTGCGTTTCATCCATCCATTCGCGGCATTTCGCTTGAATCGCTCGGTTGGGTACGGTTTCGCGATTTATGGTTTACCCGCTAA
- the xerS gene encoding tyrosine recombinase XerS — MNIIKVKDRKELDRRTPSMPWYIEKFIDYKLPDLSPSSLLEYIRDYDTFLGWLLAEGLAAGPTIRDVTLEELEKLHMDSIDTFKMHLATRPDSSNSRTTISRKLSSLRSLFHYLSQIAEDEQFYPLLKRNVMAKVSIKRTAKPKDTAAKLEGKLLQEQEIDEFIRYINEDYGIEIATNKQALYSYQNNRTRDTTIVSLILNSGLRVSELFNLNVDDLDMKKRLLYVYRKGKNDDTFKTPVYFRQEAIRDLQLYLTQRDSQYKAPKREKALFLAIANGKKEGARMTKRAIQEMVIKYAKRFGKPYLSVHKLRHSFATDYYLRNDLYKTQEQLGHASPETTQIYAHLTDKTMAEAIDRHKEA; from the coding sequence TTGAATATTATAAAAGTTAAGGACCGTAAGGAGCTCGACCGCAGAACACCTTCGATGCCATGGTATATTGAGAAATTTATCGACTATAAGCTGCCGGATCTGTCACCGTCTTCACTGCTCGAATATATACGTGACTACGACACGTTCTTAGGCTGGCTCCTTGCAGAAGGATTGGCGGCTGGTCCGACCATTCGCGATGTGACACTGGAAGAGCTCGAGAAGCTTCATATGGACAGTATCGATACGTTCAAAATGCATCTTGCAACGCGTCCTGACTCGTCCAACAGCAGAACGACGATATCTCGCAAGCTCTCCTCGCTTCGCTCGCTCTTTCATTATTTGAGCCAAATTGCCGAGGATGAACAGTTCTACCCGCTTCTGAAGCGCAATGTCATGGCCAAAGTATCCATTAAACGGACGGCGAAGCCGAAGGATACAGCTGCTAAGCTTGAGGGCAAGCTTCTGCAGGAACAAGAGATCGACGAGTTTATCCGTTATATCAACGAAGATTACGGCATAGAAATCGCGACGAATAAGCAGGCGCTTTACTCTTATCAGAACAACCGGACAAGAGACACGACGATTGTCAGTCTAATCCTCAATTCCGGTCTTCGCGTGTCTGAATTGTTCAATCTGAATGTGGACGACCTCGATATGAAGAAGCGGCTTCTCTACGTCTATCGAAAAGGTAAGAACGACGATACATTCAAGACGCCGGTGTACTTCCGCCAAGAAGCAATCCGCGATTTGCAGCTCTATCTCACTCAGCGGGATTCACAATACAAAGCACCTAAGCGGGAGAAAGCGCTCTTCCTCGCCATTGCTAATGGCAAGAAGGAAGGCGCACGCATGACGAAGCGCGCCATCCAAGAGATGGTCATTAAGTATGCCAAGCGCTTCGGCAAGCCATACTTGTCCGTACATAAGCTGCGCCATTCGTTCGCAACCGATTACTATTTGCGTAATGACCTGTACAAGACGCAGGAGCAGCTGGGTCATGCCTCGCCAGAGACCACGCAAATCTATGCGCATCTGACGGACAAAACGATGGCAGAAGCGATCGACCGACATAAGGAAGCTTAG
- a CDS encoding DUF4153 domain-containing protein, with translation MRDPAPWQRRYERIALLSLLFGLVSQYLIIGHSLGLNVPLFTGLFYGLFFYAVKGRIGGFDKWRGQSKSAWLLSLPIVLLSFSYILFANTMFQSLNVFILPALAAAQTVLLTRSSTKPWYRAAFYHDVLYVTLFKPITYISVPFGLLAARFLPEFAARGESSPAASKAKRVMLGLLLAAPLLLIVILLLASADTIFQSLLNRIPNLFGHVSIGNGIVRLIFAAVIGLYAFCYLWTLLFRRTDEQLSTPSIRSGKRFDSITATTLLMSFNLVYLVFAGIQSSYLFGAASGFLPEGTAYADYARQGFAQLVAVSLINLGLLLVGLHLVKREGQSAETVRKLSLSLLVGCTLIMLVSAFSRLSLYEQAYGFTQTRILVHGFMLFLGCILLVSLVRIWREHFSLSKAFIGLAVAAYVIMNYINIDAIVAQSNSERYEASGKIDLNYLKTLSSDALPALTKLQKEQQGMDNLEALSPIIKKIQEDAIAHSGWQSWSWPKQRARNMAVN, from the coding sequence ATGAGAGATCCGGCACCATGGCAGCGTAGATATGAACGAATCGCTCTGCTGTCCTTGTTGTTTGGTTTAGTTAGTCAATATTTAATAATCGGTCATTCATTAGGCCTTAATGTACCTCTGTTTACCGGGCTCTTCTATGGGTTATTCTTCTATGCCGTGAAAGGGAGAATCGGCGGTTTCGATAAATGGCGCGGCCAGTCCAAATCAGCTTGGCTGCTGAGCCTGCCCATCGTGCTGCTTTCATTTAGCTACATCCTCTTCGCCAACACGATGTTCCAATCGTTGAACGTCTTCATACTTCCAGCTCTCGCAGCTGCTCAGACGGTACTGCTCACTAGAAGCAGCACGAAGCCATGGTATCGGGCGGCCTTCTACCATGACGTACTTTATGTAACTTTGTTTAAGCCAATTACGTATATTTCGGTTCCTTTCGGATTGCTGGCTGCGCGATTCTTACCCGAATTTGCCGCACGCGGAGAGAGCAGCCCAGCCGCAAGTAAAGCTAAACGTGTCATGCTCGGTTTGCTGCTCGCTGCTCCGCTTCTGCTCATTGTCATCCTGCTGCTTGCTTCCGCCGATACGATTTTCCAAAGCTTACTGAACCGGATTCCGAACTTGTTTGGCCATGTTTCGATTGGGAATGGAATCGTTCGGTTGATCTTCGCAGCTGTGATCGGGCTGTACGCATTCTGCTATCTTTGGACGCTACTATTCCGAAGGACGGATGAGCAGCTGTCAACGCCATCTATCCGATCCGGCAAAAGATTCGATTCCATTACAGCTACGACACTGCTCATGAGCTTTAATTTGGTTTATCTGGTATTCGCCGGCATCCAGTCCTCTTATTTGTTTGGCGCTGCGTCAGGTTTCTTGCCTGAGGGAACTGCATATGCAGATTATGCAAGGCAAGGGTTCGCACAGCTCGTCGCTGTCTCCCTCATCAATCTAGGCTTGCTGCTCGTCGGACTTCACCTTGTGAAACGAGAAGGACAATCGGCAGAGACAGTCCGTAAGTTGTCGCTAAGCTTACTCGTTGGCTGTACCCTCATTATGCTCGTATCTGCCTTCAGCAGGCTCTCGCTCTACGAACAAGCCTATGGGTTCACGCAAACACGCATCCTTGTGCATGGATTTATGCTGTTTCTTGGCTGTATTCTGCTTGTGTCCCTGGTCCGGATATGGAGGGAGCATTTCTCGCTCTCCAAAGCCTTTATCGGTCTTGCTGTGGCAGCATATGTTATCATGAACTATATCAATATTGATGCCATCGTAGCGCAAAGCAATAGCGAGCGGTATGAAGCCTCTGGCAAAATCGATCTCAATTACTTAAAGACGCTATCTTCAGACGCGCTGCCTGCACTTACGAAACTGCAGAAGGAACAGCAGGGCATGGATAACCTTGAAGCATTATCGCCAATTATCAAGAAGATCCAAGAAGATGCAATCGCGCACAGCGGTTGGCAATCCTGGAGCTGGCCTAAACAGCGTGCTCGGAATATGGCAGTTAATTAA
- a CDS encoding RCC1 domain-containing protein has product MRPYRSRFAWKPIITLIMVFMLLAGSLPGLAFAEQAPPTVKPVFTQIIAGTYYSTALRSDGTVWAWGRNLWSELGIQEQMVSTSVAAPVRLAGLSDIVAISTNKSGYQLAVKKDGTVWEWGGSLEDVKKGILPRQLKPLTGMSQAIAGSKFGFGLCTDRSVWVWARSKEPSAGGAPVTVLPTRVSGLANVKQITAVGDTVYAVKSDGSVWQFTASLDTAPASASASASTQNTAAAASQIRLTAAARIAGLPAVQQFVPNFNAALAIDLKGQTRILSWTPGAKPKLFHPELKVKAVSTGAYSSSLLLTQSGDVYSIDMFNSADKGKKIRLASPIKAIAAGTYHGLALDGEGRVFGWGADNWNETGGPAASPDHMAYAPMQVRRDITMTLNGKPLVTIFPAIMVGSSISVPLKDTLRSLGGDYKVTVNSNAQSVMAILYKGKQYEVQYQGSQILLDGVATGVSVPANFGLTSGVTMLQCGVLKQIGIGCIWNSQTGTLNITG; this is encoded by the coding sequence ATGAGACCGTATCGCAGTCGCTTCGCTTGGAAGCCCATTATTACACTGATCATGGTATTCATGCTGCTTGCAGGTTCGCTGCCGGGTCTTGCATTCGCAGAGCAAGCGCCGCCAACAGTAAAACCTGTTTTCACCCAAATCATCGCAGGTACGTACTACTCCACCGCGCTTCGCAGCGACGGAACGGTGTGGGCTTGGGGACGGAATCTATGGTCGGAGCTAGGCATTCAAGAACAGATGGTTTCGACCTCTGTTGCTGCACCAGTGCGGCTTGCGGGATTGTCGGATATCGTGGCGATCTCGACCAACAAAAGCGGCTATCAGCTTGCTGTGAAGAAAGACGGCACCGTATGGGAATGGGGAGGATCGCTAGAAGATGTGAAGAAAGGCATCCTTCCAAGACAGCTTAAGCCATTGACCGGCATGAGCCAAGCGATAGCAGGCTCCAAGTTCGGTTTTGGACTCTGCACGGACCGATCGGTCTGGGTATGGGCTCGCAGTAAGGAGCCATCAGCTGGAGGCGCTCCAGTCACTGTGCTGCCTACACGAGTAAGCGGTCTTGCCAATGTGAAACAGATCACAGCTGTTGGAGATACCGTCTATGCGGTTAAATCGGATGGCTCGGTCTGGCAGTTTACTGCATCGCTAGATACCGCACCTGCATCAGCCTCTGCTTCAGCTTCGACACAGAATACGGCTGCTGCTGCTTCGCAGATTCGATTGACAGCAGCTGCCCGAATCGCAGGACTTCCAGCGGTACAGCAGTTTGTTCCGAACTTCAATGCTGCGTTAGCCATCGATCTGAAAGGCCAGACACGGATACTGTCATGGACCCCTGGCGCGAAGCCGAAGCTGTTCCATCCAGAGCTGAAGGTGAAAGCGGTCAGCACCGGCGCTTACAGCTCGTCGCTGCTGTTAACGCAGAGCGGGGATGTTTACAGCATCGACATGTTTAACAGTGCGGACAAAGGGAAGAAGATCCGCCTTGCTTCTCCGATAAAGGCGATTGCAGCCGGCACCTATCACGGATTAGCGCTGGATGGAGAAGGCCGCGTATTCGGATGGGGCGCAGATAATTGGAACGAGACGGGCGGCCCGGCTGCGTCGCCGGATCATATGGCGTATGCTCCAATGCAAGTGCGGCGAGATATTACGATGACATTAAATGGCAAGCCTTTGGTAACGATTTTTCCAGCTATCATGGTTGGCAGCTCGATCTCGGTGCCTCTGAAAGATACGCTTCGCAGTCTCGGCGGCGATTATAAGGTGACGGTAAACAGCAATGCGCAATCTGTCATGGCGATCCTCTATAAAGGCAAGCAATACGAAGTGCAATATCAAGGCTCGCAAATCCTGCTGGACGGTGTAGCTACAGGCGTGAGTGTTCCGGCGAACTTCGGCTTAACCTCCGGCGTCACAATGCTTCAATGCGGTGTGTTGAAGCAGATCGGTATTGGCTGCATATGGAATTCGCAGACGGGTACGCTTAATATTACCGGTTAA
- a CDS encoding tyrosine-type recombinase/integrase — MNVAAQHEEDMEMFLIWLKDRSYSLETQKGYLHDVKSFLRTVSEKPLDGLRKIDIMAHLTRIRNGGAGDGARNRALSSIRLFFKVMIEFNRLQSNPAIEVQKSKVEKNRVPVYIDQNALGDLLENVNTSYPTRDITILALMAYCGLRVGEIHRLNIPDFNESSGLLAVLGKGRKWRYIPLPTALVDLLRNCLAERMQPKRFQENAFFISRLGRRISKSAIQDVAEKTFELFKEKHQQYRDVPLSAHKLRHSFATNLFSSGKVDLRTLQELLGHADISTTQIYTHVNDQAKKDAMMIIQPMLPQP, encoded by the coding sequence ATGAATGTAGCAGCTCAACACGAAGAAGATATGGAAATGTTTCTAATCTGGCTTAAAGACCGATCCTATTCTCTGGAGACGCAAAAAGGATATCTCCATGATGTAAAGTCCTTCCTTCGTACGGTCTCTGAGAAACCGCTCGATGGTTTACGTAAGATTGACATCATGGCACATCTTACTCGAATACGTAACGGAGGGGCTGGAGATGGCGCTCGTAATCGGGCATTGTCATCCATACGTCTCTTCTTCAAGGTGATGATCGAGTTTAATCGTCTCCAGTCGAATCCGGCCATCGAAGTGCAGAAGTCGAAAGTAGAGAAGAACAGAGTGCCGGTTTACATCGATCAGAACGCGCTCGGTGATCTGCTCGAGAATGTGAATACCAGCTATCCAACCCGCGATATTACGATTCTTGCACTGATGGCTTACTGCGGTCTGCGCGTCGGGGAAATTCATCGACTTAACATTCCGGATTTCAATGAGAGTTCTGGCCTGCTTGCCGTTCTCGGTAAAGGTCGGAAGTGGCGGTATATCCCCCTCCCGACCGCACTGGTCGATCTTCTGCGGAATTGTCTTGCCGAAAGGATGCAGCCCAAAAGGTTCCAGGAAAATGCTTTCTTCATTTCCCGCCTTGGACGTCGAATCTCCAAGAGTGCAATTCAAGACGTTGCAGAAAAAACATTTGAGTTGTTTAAAGAGAAACATCAGCAATATAGGGATGTCCCATTGTCCGCCCATAAGCTTCGTCATTCATTTGCGACAAATTTATTTTCTAGCGGCAAGGTCGATCTTCGGACGCTGCAAGAGCTCCTTGGCCATGCAGACATCTCGACAACGCAGATCTATACCCACGTTAATGATCAGGCCAAGAAGGATGCGATGATGATCATCCAACCGATGCTGCCTCAGCCCTAA
- a CDS encoding GNAT family N-acetyltransferase: MKLTFPPVETEEQIMELAQLAAEIWREYYVSIITMEQIDFMIGKFQSAQAIKDQIHQQGYEYYSIQNDGHAVGYMSVRQEEGKLFLSKFYIAKEHRGHGYASKAMVFLVQLCQERSLSDIWLTVNRHNEASIAVYEKKGFQIVREQVADIGNGYVMDDYVMEKAIELRVT, translated from the coding sequence ATGAAACTCACATTCCCACCTGTGGAAACAGAAGAACAAATTATGGAACTAGCTCAACTTGCAGCAGAGATTTGGCGTGAATACTACGTCTCCATCATCACGATGGAGCAAATTGACTTCATGATCGGCAAGTTCCAATCGGCTCAGGCGATAAAGGATCAGATTCATCAGCAAGGCTACGAGTATTACTCGATTCAGAATGATGGTCATGCAGTCGGTTATATGTCGGTGAGACAAGAAGAGGGCAAGCTATTCTTGAGCAAATTCTATATCGCCAAAGAGCACCGAGGACACGGTTACGCAAGCAAGGCTATGGTATTTCTAGTTCAGCTGTGTCAAGAGCGCAGCTTGAGCGATATATGGCTGACCGTTAATCGACATAATGAAGCAAGCATTGCCGTTTATGAGAAAAAGGGTTTCCAGATCGTGAGGGAACAAGTTGCTGATATTGGGAACGGTTATGTGATGGATGATTATGTCATGGAAAAGGCTATTGAGTTACGAGTTACATAA